One segment of Microbacterium arborescens DNA contains the following:
- a CDS encoding acyl-CoA dehydrogenase family protein, with translation MSDEADRDLDALPGERVASYALTGRRDTDYYGVFADVDDADRAAWDRARTFVDEVGDRMQRAWDTATYPLDLVRRMGELDLFVDGIDHPGLTRITPLGAGLVNMEISRGDGSLGTAQAVQGGLALRTLALFGSPDQQKRWLRPLAGGEVLGSFALTEPDHGSDSVSLETVARREGDEWVLRGAKKWIGNGASGGITFVWARVDDEGDELHGSVRCFLVEQDRPGYTGTVIAGKASLRGIHQAHVALRDVRLPADAVLAGTRSFRDASTVLYATRSGVAWSALGHATACYEAAVTYAGERIQFGRPLARSQMVQERLTQMLDELTAMQLYCRRLADLETTGGLRPTQASLAKYHNTRAARRIAQTARDLLGGNGILLENGVMQHMADIEAIHTYEGTESVQALLLGRDITGVGAFT, from the coding sequence ATGAGCGATGAAGCCGACCGTGACCTCGACGCACTCCCCGGCGAGCGCGTCGCCTCGTACGCCCTGACGGGCCGCCGCGACACCGACTACTACGGCGTCTTCGCCGACGTCGACGACGCCGACCGCGCCGCGTGGGACCGCGCCCGCACGTTCGTCGACGAGGTCGGCGACCGGATGCAGCGCGCCTGGGACACCGCGACCTACCCGCTCGACCTCGTCCGCCGCATGGGCGAGCTCGACCTCTTCGTCGACGGGATCGACCACCCGGGTCTCACGCGCATCACCCCGCTGGGCGCCGGCCTGGTGAATATGGAGATCTCGCGCGGCGACGGCTCGCTCGGCACGGCGCAGGCCGTCCAAGGCGGGCTCGCGCTGCGCACCCTGGCCCTGTTCGGGTCTCCTGACCAGCAGAAGCGCTGGTTGCGGCCGCTCGCCGGGGGCGAGGTTCTGGGTAGTTTCGCGCTCACCGAGCCGGACCACGGCTCGGATTCGGTCTCGCTCGAGACCGTCGCCCGCCGCGAGGGCGACGAGTGGGTGCTCCGCGGAGCCAAGAAGTGGATCGGCAATGGGGCGTCGGGCGGCATCACGTTCGTCTGGGCACGCGTCGACGACGAGGGCGATGAGCTGCACGGTTCCGTGCGCTGCTTCCTCGTCGAGCAGGACCGCCCCGGTTACACCGGCACCGTCATCGCGGGCAAGGCGTCGCTGCGCGGCATCCACCAGGCGCATGTCGCGCTGCGCGACGTGCGGCTTCCGGCCGACGCCGTCCTCGCGGGCACGCGATCGTTCCGGGATGCCTCGACGGTCCTCTACGCCACCCGTTCGGGCGTCGCGTGGTCTGCGCTGGGACACGCGACCGCCTGCTACGAGGCGGCGGTCACCTATGCCGGCGAGCGCATCCAGTTCGGTCGGCCGCTCGCCCGCTCGCAGATGGTGCAGGAACGCCTCACGCAGATGCTCGACGAGCTCACCGCGATGCAGCTCTACTGCCGCCGGCTCGCCGACCTCGAAACGACCGGCGGCCTGCGGCCGACCCAGGCGTCGCTGGCGAAATACCACAACACCCGGGCCGCGCGACGGATCGCGCAGACCGCGCGCGACCTCCTCGGAGGCAACGGCATCCTGCTCGAGAACGGGGTCATGCAGCACATGGCCGACATCGAGGCGATCCACACCTACGAGGGCACGGAGAGCGTCCAGGCGCTCCTGCTGGGCCGCGACATCACCGGAGTCGGCGCGTTCACCTGA
- a CDS encoding alkaline phosphatase, with translation MHRRAHTRACTLTAASVVAGLVLASAPAVVASAADADAASVPKNVILMISDGAGYNQFDAASLYEHGTSAHQVTVDPGTGAIAHGVATPGQVYETWPVQVAQSHYSASGRAEYVTEKAWGDFGWVASGATDSAAAGTALGTGVKTNNGTLGFEPGGDRLLTVGEQAQEVGKKVGLVTSVPFNHATPAGFIAHNADRNDYQGLATEMIDSGVDVLMGGGHPMYTDAHEPRPADWTWIAQTDYERLSTGATPFSFIDDKADFEALAAGTATPDKVFGLAQVAETLQYNRPGLANDAAPPYTDPANDVPDLDTLARGALNVLDTGDEGFFLMVEGGAVDWAGHANQTTRLIEEQIAFNDAVEAVESWVEENSSWDETLVVVTADHETGYLAGAGSGPETGWTPMTGTAGQLPDLTWHSGGHTNALVPLFAKGAGAEALEARADQWDVVRGAYLDNTAIGETIFDFLGHGERSSADAVALEAAISGQPADGALSLSVAGHGERVAFGGSGAKLDATMPLVTVADTRNEVRAQGRGWTLAGSATDFVAGNRTLAAENLAWAPRIVRSESGAAAGGRATLDSPATLAAADRTSRVGTTVVGADLDLTVPAHAAGGRYGSEITLTLFAQD, from the coding sequence ATGCACCGGAGAGCGCACACGCGCGCCTGCACCCTGACCGCGGCGAGCGTCGTCGCCGGTCTCGTTCTCGCGTCGGCCCCGGCCGTCGTCGCGAGCGCAGCCGATGCCGACGCGGCATCCGTTCCGAAGAACGTCATCCTGATGATCTCGGATGGCGCGGGCTACAACCAGTTCGACGCCGCGAGTCTGTACGAGCATGGCACGAGCGCGCATCAGGTCACCGTCGATCCCGGGACCGGAGCGATCGCGCACGGGGTGGCAACGCCCGGTCAGGTCTACGAGACCTGGCCCGTCCAGGTCGCCCAGTCGCACTACTCGGCATCGGGCCGGGCGGAGTACGTCACCGAGAAGGCATGGGGAGACTTCGGCTGGGTCGCTTCTGGCGCCACCGACTCCGCCGCAGCGGGCACGGCGCTCGGAACCGGTGTGAAGACGAACAACGGGACCCTCGGCTTCGAGCCCGGCGGCGATCGCCTGCTCACCGTGGGCGAGCAGGCGCAGGAGGTGGGCAAGAAGGTCGGGCTCGTCACCTCCGTGCCCTTCAACCACGCCACTCCCGCGGGCTTCATCGCCCACAACGCCGACCGCAACGACTACCAGGGCCTCGCGACCGAGATGATCGACAGCGGCGTGGACGTCCTCATGGGTGGCGGTCACCCGATGTACACCGACGCCCACGAGCCTCGTCCGGCCGATTGGACATGGATCGCGCAGACCGACTACGAGCGCCTCTCGACCGGAGCGACGCCCTTCAGCTTCATCGACGACAAGGCCGACTTCGAAGCTCTCGCCGCCGGAACCGCCACTCCCGACAAGGTGTTCGGTCTCGCGCAGGTCGCCGAGACCCTGCAGTACAACCGCCCCGGACTGGCGAACGACGCCGCGCCGCCGTACACCGATCCGGCTAACGACGTGCCCGACCTCGACACCCTCGCCCGCGGGGCGCTGAACGTTCTCGACACGGGTGACGAGGGCTTCTTCCTCATGGTCGAGGGCGGCGCGGTCGACTGGGCCGGCCATGCGAACCAGACCACCCGCCTCATCGAGGAGCAGATCGCCTTCAACGACGCCGTCGAGGCCGTCGAGTCGTGGGTCGAGGAGAACAGCAGCTGGGACGAGACGCTCGTCGTCGTCACCGCCGACCATGAGACCGGCTATCTCGCCGGTGCAGGGTCCGGGCCGGAGACCGGGTGGACGCCGATGACGGGAACGGCGGGGCAGCTCCCCGACCTGACGTGGCACTCGGGCGGACACACGAACGCGCTCGTCCCGCTCTTCGCCAAGGGTGCCGGGGCTGAAGCGCTCGAAGCGCGGGCCGACCAGTGGGATGTCGTCCGCGGCGCCTATCTCGACAACACCGCGATCGGCGAGACCATCTTCGACTTCCTCGGGCACGGGGAACGGAGCTCGGCCGATGCCGTCGCACTCGAGGCCGCCATCTCGGGCCAGCCGGCGGACGGTGCGCTCAGCCTCAGCGTCGCCGGACACGGCGAGCGCGTCGCGTTCGGCGGCTCCGGGGCGAAGCTGGATGCGACGATGCCGCTCGTGACGGTCGCCGACACGCGCAACGAGGTCCGCGCCCAGGGACGCGGCTGGACACTCGCGGGATCGGCGACGGACTTCGTGGCCGGCAATCGCACGCTGGCGGCGGAGAACCTCGCGTGGGCGCCGCGCATCGTCCGGTCCGAGTCGGGCGCCGCCGCGGGCGGCCGGGCGACGCTCGACTCGCCTGCGACGCTCGCCGCCGCCGACCGGACGTCGCGTGTGGGAACGACGGTGGTCGGCGCCGATCTGGATCTGACGGTTCCCGCACACGCTGCCGGCGGCCGTTACGGCAGCGAGATCACGCTCACCCTGTTCGCGCAGGACTGA
- a CDS encoding AI-2E family transporter produces the protein MSLFRRSPRPETVLADAIDRDAERPPTGLWADGFGRLAIRGVQIIVLVILAIGIVYVLRQVSVVAIPLILALIFACAFAPAMSWMRRHGVPSLLATIITLLTIVVLLTGLSWLIVWAVRDQWDDLYSQAEEGFQQLIAWAQTLPFSIDQKQIDEWLGALGDFVTSAQFGSGAIAGVSAVATFITGAVLLVVILFFFLKDGPRMWAFLLRPFRGSKEQRARRIGDKTVVVLGSYIRGTAAVAFVDAAGIFIALLVLQVPLALPLAVLVFLLAFIPIVGATLAGILAALVALVANGPLNAVLVVGAVVLVNQLEGNFLQPVLMGRTMKLHSFVVLVALTAGTAIGGILGTLLAVPITAVVWGIVQVWDGPDLPARWARPKPREQLQA, from the coding sequence ATGAGTCTGTTCCGACGGAGCCCACGGCCTGAGACCGTGCTGGCGGATGCCATCGATCGCGATGCCGAACGGCCGCCCACGGGGCTGTGGGCCGACGGATTCGGCCGGCTCGCTATCCGCGGGGTGCAGATCATCGTCCTGGTGATCCTCGCCATCGGCATCGTCTACGTCCTGCGGCAGGTGTCCGTCGTCGCGATCCCGCTGATCCTCGCGCTCATCTTCGCGTGCGCGTTCGCTCCCGCCATGAGCTGGATGCGGCGCCACGGCGTGCCGTCGCTGCTCGCGACGATCATCACCCTGCTCACGATCGTGGTCCTGCTGACCGGTCTGTCGTGGCTGATCGTCTGGGCCGTCCGCGACCAGTGGGACGACCTGTATTCGCAGGCCGAGGAGGGCTTCCAGCAGCTCATCGCGTGGGCGCAGACGCTCCCCTTCTCGATCGACCAGAAGCAGATCGACGAATGGCTGGGTGCCCTCGGCGACTTCGTCACGAGCGCCCAGTTCGGCTCCGGCGCCATCGCGGGCGTGAGTGCCGTGGCGACCTTCATCACGGGTGCGGTGCTGCTCGTGGTCATCCTCTTCTTCTTCCTCAAGGACGGACCCCGCATGTGGGCGTTCCTCCTGCGCCCGTTCCGCGGCTCGAAAGAGCAGCGCGCTCGTCGCATCGGCGACAAGACGGTCGTCGTGCTCGGCTCGTACATCCGCGGCACCGCCGCCGTCGCTTTCGTCGATGCAGCCGGCATCTTCATCGCCCTGCTCGTGCTCCAGGTGCCGCTGGCCCTCCCCCTCGCGGTCCTCGTCTTCCTCCTGGCCTTCATCCCGATCGTGGGTGCGACGCTCGCCGGCATCCTGGCCGCCCTCGTCGCGCTCGTCGCGAACGGTCCGCTCAACGCGGTGCTCGTCGTCGGGGCGGTGGTGCTCGTCAACCAGCTCGAGGGCAACTTCCTGCAGCCCGTGCTCATGGGCCGCACGATGAAGCTGCACTCGTTCGTCGTGCTCGTCGCCCTGACCGCCGGCACCGCGATCGGAGGCATCCTGGGAACGCTGCTCGCCGTGCCGATCACCGCCGTCGTGTGGGGCATCGTGCAGGTGTGGGACGGACCGGACCTGCCGGCCCGCTGGGCCCGGCCGAAGCCCCGCGAGCAGCTGCAGGCCTGA
- a CDS encoding ATP-dependent DNA ligase codes for MTYDIPAPMLAKAVAAIPDPSRYAAGLSFEPKWDGFRAIVSWDGENVEIGSRGSKPLTRYFPELVDAFSRLLPEPCLLDGEIVVATDTASGRRLQWEALSQRIHPAASRVALLSEQTPAMFIAFDLLARGDRGLQAEPFSQRRSELVELLRAVPDPIHVTRTTDDVDTARRWLAEFEGAGLDGVVAKPNDQPYAPGKRTMLKIKHARTADVVAIGYRIHKSGTGVGSLLVGLYGDDGELHGVGGVSAWSDKRRRELIDELAPLVERDAAGAAVTGESDRSRFTASKDVSFVRLRPELVLEVRYDQLEGQRFRHTVQFERWRNDRDARSCTFDQLETVAAYDLADVLD; via the coding sequence ATGACGTACGACATCCCCGCACCGATGCTGGCGAAGGCCGTGGCCGCGATCCCGGATCCGAGCCGATACGCCGCGGGGCTGTCGTTCGAGCCGAAGTGGGACGGGTTCCGCGCGATCGTCTCGTGGGACGGCGAGAACGTCGAGATCGGCAGTCGCGGGTCCAAACCCCTCACCCGCTACTTCCCCGAGCTCGTCGACGCCTTCTCGCGCCTGCTTCCCGAGCCGTGTCTGCTCGACGGCGAGATCGTCGTGGCCACCGACACGGCGAGCGGCCGCCGGCTGCAGTGGGAGGCGCTGTCTCAGCGCATCCACCCGGCAGCGTCCCGCGTCGCCCTGCTCAGCGAGCAGACGCCGGCGATGTTCATCGCGTTCGACCTTCTCGCCCGCGGCGACCGCGGCCTGCAGGCCGAGCCGTTCTCGCAGCGCCGCAGCGAGCTCGTCGAACTGCTGCGAGCCGTGCCCGATCCGATCCACGTCACGCGGACGACCGACGACGTCGACACCGCCCGACGCTGGCTGGCTGAGTTCGAGGGTGCGGGCCTCGACGGAGTCGTCGCCAAGCCCAACGATCAGCCCTACGCGCCCGGCAAGCGGACGATGCTCAAGATCAAGCACGCCCGCACGGCAGACGTCGTCGCGATCGGATACCGCATCCACAAGTCCGGCACCGGTGTCGGGTCGCTGCTCGTCGGCCTCTACGGCGACGACGGCGAGCTGCACGGGGTCGGCGGCGTCTCGGCCTGGAGCGACAAGCGACGGCGCGAACTGATCGACGAGCTCGCGCCGCTCGTGGAGCGGGATGCCGCGGGGGCCGCCGTCACCGGCGAGTCCGACCGGTCGCGGTTCACGGCGTCGAAGGACGTGTCGTTCGTACGGCTGCGACCCGAGCTGGTGCTCGAGGTGCGCTACGACCAGCTCGAGGGGCAGCGGTTTCGACACACCGTCCAGTTCGAGCGGTGGCGCAACGATCGGGACGCCCGTTCGTGCACCTTCGACCAGCTCGAGACGGTCGCAGCCTACGATCTGGCCGACGTCCTGGACTGA
- a CDS encoding phosphatase PAP2 family protein, protein MHLTSPAPGPCRHRTAISASVAAFAITALALGSAAPANAADRGLLDESTIAPHAAPYGTFVDVYTANSSANTTPETNPAIGVLAGMLDLWQPGATWDTGQATDAGAPVLDANIARNVEVARSRTASDETAAWVFDRRHQSYSAIDGLGPAASAFRAAMNAGTTIPDTIPADATTVRYDDAGNASGRWADPDSDLGSVVALVDTVRGPSASSNPSKNFFSYKRPFRWVDDSIIVPALMPVRKPDSEAASDGGFPSGHTNAAYLASFALADAAPQYQDLLIANAAEIGDSRIVAGMHSSLDVIGGRVLATALAAASLNDPAHAELRAAASGQAQELLATLPTTASGSAPADDDYDLRAQEYRERMTYGLPATGATGQAARVPAGAEVLLEHRLPYLDAEQRRWVLHSTAIDSGHAVLDDPEGWGRLNLFEASNGYGAFDTDVTVTMDAAAGGFAATDEWRNDIDGAGSLTKDGSGTLVLSGENTYTGGTVVDDGIIRAAAPAALGAGDLTIAGGSLIEATSGLAVGGDYTQADAATLELSVDDDAPALTIAGTATLGGTLRVDLPGGVPAAPVRLISYGDHAADTRFDAVEVFAADAGFDAALEYRADGVYLVEAAAGGGETPGEAPGTAVPADPGAGSGTGSGTDGSPAGTGVAARPVAERIARTGGEGAPVGMMIGGVVLAAAGGTVLLSRHRRPARR, encoded by the coding sequence ATGCATCTCACTTCCCCTGCTCCCGGTCCGTGCCGGCACCGGACGGCCATCTCCGCGTCCGTGGCGGCGTTCGCCATCACGGCCCTCGCTCTCGGCTCAGCGGCGCCCGCCAACGCGGCTGATCGCGGCCTGCTCGACGAGAGCACGATCGCGCCGCACGCCGCACCGTACGGCACGTTCGTCGACGTCTACACCGCGAACAGCTCCGCGAACACCACGCCCGAGACGAACCCGGCGATCGGGGTGCTCGCGGGCATGCTCGACCTCTGGCAGCCGGGCGCGACGTGGGATACGGGACAGGCGACGGATGCCGGGGCCCCCGTGCTCGACGCCAACATCGCGCGCAACGTTGAGGTCGCGCGGTCGCGCACCGCGTCGGATGAGACCGCCGCGTGGGTCTTCGATCGCCGCCACCAGAGCTACAGCGCCATCGACGGCCTCGGCCCGGCTGCGTCGGCCTTCCGCGCAGCGATGAACGCCGGCACCACGATCCCCGACACGATTCCCGCCGATGCCACGACGGTGCGCTACGACGACGCCGGCAATGCCTCGGGCCGCTGGGCGGACCCGGACTCCGACCTCGGTTCGGTCGTCGCTCTCGTCGACACGGTGCGCGGCCCCTCCGCCTCGTCGAACCCGTCGAAGAACTTCTTCAGCTACAAGCGCCCCTTCCGCTGGGTGGATGACTCGATCATCGTCCCGGCGCTGATGCCGGTGCGAAAGCCCGACAGCGAGGCGGCGAGCGACGGCGGCTTCCCGAGCGGTCACACCAACGCCGCCTACCTCGCCTCGTTCGCCCTCGCCGACGCGGCACCGCAGTACCAGGACCTCCTCATCGCGAACGCCGCGGAGATCGGCGACAGCCGGATCGTCGCCGGGATGCATTCGTCGCTCGACGTGATCGGCGGTCGTGTGCTCGCGACCGCCCTCGCCGCCGCGAGCCTGAACGATCCCGCCCATGCCGAGCTGCGCGCCGCTGCGTCGGGCCAGGCACAGGAGCTGCTTGCGACGCTCCCCACCACCGCATCCGGCAGCGCACCCGCCGACGACGATTACGACCTCCGCGCGCAGGAGTATCGCGAGCGCATGACGTACGGGCTCCCGGCGACGGGCGCCACCGGCCAAGCCGCACGGGTGCCGGCAGGCGCCGAGGTGTTGCTCGAGCACCGGCTGCCCTACCTCGACGCCGAACAGCGCCGCTGGGTGCTCCACTCGACCGCGATCGACTCGGGCCATGCGGTGCTCGACGACCCGGAGGGCTGGGGCCGGCTGAACCTCTTCGAGGCGTCGAACGGATACGGAGCCTTCGACACCGATGTGACGGTGACGATGGATGCCGCTGCCGGCGGCTTCGCGGCGACGGACGAGTGGCGCAACGACATCGACGGTGCGGGCTCGCTGACCAAGGACGGCTCGGGCACGCTCGTCCTGTCGGGAGAGAACACCTACACCGGCGGCACCGTCGTCGACGACGGCATCATTCGGGCCGCCGCGCCCGCCGCCCTCGGCGCGGGAGATCTGACGATCGCCGGCGGTTCGCTGATCGAGGCGACCTCGGGGCTCGCGGTCGGCGGCGACTACACCCAGGCTGATGCCGCCACGCTCGAGCTGTCGGTCGACGACGATGCACCGGCGCTCACGATCGCCGGCACCGCCACGCTCGGGGGAACCCTGCGCGTCGACCTGCCCGGGGGCGTCCCGGCCGCTCCGGTACGCCTGATCTCGTACGGCGATCATGCCGCCGACACCCGCTTCGACGCGGTCGAGGTCTTCGCCGCCGATGCAGGCTTCGACGCTGCGCTGGAGTACCGAGCCGACGGCGTCTATCTCGTCGAGGCTGCCGCAGGCGGCGGTGAGACGCCCGGTGAGGCACCCGGTACTGCCGTGCCCGCCGATCCCGGAGCAGGGAGCGGAACCGGGAGCGGGACCGACGGCTCCCCTGCCGGCACCGGCGTCGCGGCGCGCCCCGTCGCCGAGCGGATCGCGCGGACCGGCGGTGAGGGAGCACCGGTCGGCATGATGATCGGCGGCGTCGTGCTGGCCGCGGCCGGCGGCACCGTGCTGCTCTCGCGCCACCGGCGCCCGGCGCGGCGCTGA
- a CDS encoding threonine/serine ThrE exporter family protein — protein MRDDQRDDVPDGTAELHLEPLRFIARTDAVLRLGTLMLGAGASSARVRDTMDRTARGLGLERLESRVGMTDIVITAQRGQLFRTRVAEVRHPVVNSERIAEVMHLSHRVAAGVTADELQRELDRIERMPPRYPTAVRVLAAAAACTAFAFLNNGGWAECLSVALAVALGQYVRIRGARLQVNEFLLVFLSASAALLAFLGVSHLIELLGAPSPQYGAALTSAVLYLVPGFPLVTGALDLARLDLNAGVNRVVYACLVLLSTGCAVWAVAAVFQTSAVAVAAPELTEPLLSLGRLVAGFIGVMGFALLFSTPWRIALAAAAIGTVANVGRLLMIDHGTMQPVAAAAAGVAVGFGAFAVSRFVRAPRITLTVPAVLIMVPGASAYRAIVGTIESDTLSAVQYGVTAVFVVVALAVGLTVARVVTEREWQRPSAP, from the coding sequence ATGCGGGATGACCAGCGCGACGACGTCCCCGACGGCACCGCCGAACTGCACCTCGAGCCCCTGAGGTTCATCGCCCGGACCGACGCGGTGCTGCGCCTCGGCACGCTCATGCTCGGGGCGGGGGCGTCGTCGGCGCGGGTGCGCGACACGATGGACCGCACCGCCCGCGGTCTCGGCCTCGAGCGTCTGGAGTCCCGCGTCGGCATGACCGACATCGTCATCACCGCCCAGCGTGGACAGCTCTTCCGCACGCGCGTGGCCGAGGTGCGGCATCCGGTGGTCAACTCCGAACGGATCGCCGAGGTCATGCACCTCTCTCATCGCGTCGCCGCGGGCGTGACCGCCGACGAGCTGCAGCGCGAGCTCGACCGCATCGAACGGATGCCGCCGCGCTACCCGACCGCGGTGCGGGTGCTCGCCGCCGCGGCCGCCTGCACGGCATTCGCCTTCCTGAACAACGGCGGCTGGGCGGAGTGCCTGAGCGTGGCACTGGCCGTCGCGCTCGGCCAGTACGTCCGCATCCGCGGCGCGCGACTGCAGGTCAACGAGTTCCTCCTCGTATTCCTGTCGGCTTCGGCCGCGCTCCTCGCCTTCCTCGGCGTCTCGCACCTGATCGAGCTGCTCGGCGCGCCATCGCCCCAGTACGGCGCGGCTCTGACCAGCGCCGTGCTGTACCTCGTCCCCGGTTTCCCCCTCGTCACGGGTGCGCTCGACCTGGCCCGACTCGACCTCAACGCCGGAGTGAACCGCGTCGTGTACGCATGCCTGGTCCTGCTGTCGACGGGATGCGCCGTGTGGGCCGTGGCCGCGGTGTTCCAGACGAGCGCCGTCGCCGTCGCCGCGCCGGAACTGACCGAGCCGCTGCTTTCGCTCGGACGCCTCGTCGCGGGGTTCATCGGTGTGATGGGCTTCGCCCTGCTGTTCTCGACTCCGTGGCGCATCGCGCTGGCGGCGGCGGCGATCGGCACGGTCGCCAATGTGGGCCGTCTGCTCATGATCGATCACGGCACCATGCAGCCGGTCGCGGCCGCGGCCGCCGGCGTCGCCGTCGGCTTCGGGGCCTTCGCCGTCTCACGCTTCGTGCGGGCGCCGCGCATCACGCTGACCGTTCCCGCCGTGCTGATCATGGTGCCGGGAGCATCCGCCTACCGCGCCATCGTCGGCACGATCGAGTCAGACACCCTCAGCGCGGTGCAGTACGGAGTCACCGCGGTGTTCGTCGTCGTCGCGCTGGCCGTCGGCCTGACCGTCGCCCGTGTGGTCACCGAGCGCGAATGGCAGCGCCCCTCCGCCCCGTGA
- the ligD gene encoding non-homologous end-joining DNA ligase, producing MASERITLTVPGPEGDREVGLSSPNRVLWPELGITKHEYAEYAIAVAEPFLRANGHRPVSLERFPDTVDGERFFSKNPPKGAPDYVDQVVCTYNSGRRHPQVVLNEAAAVVWAVQMNTVVFHPWASLAADTDDPVELRIDLDPQPGTDFGDAAAVAPALREVLAEAGLTAFLKTSGNRGLHVFCPIEPEHEFLDVRHAVIAAARELERRMPDRVTTNWWKEERGERVFVDFNQANRDRTMAGAYSARALPTATVATPITWDELEAGVEPTAFTVRTVPQRLADIGDPWAELQAAPGRIDTLLEWWRRDLDAGLGELPFPPEFPKMPGEPPRVQPSRARVPEAD from the coding sequence ATGGCGAGCGAGCGCATCACCCTGACCGTGCCCGGCCCCGAGGGCGATCGCGAGGTGGGGCTGTCGAGTCCCAACCGCGTGCTGTGGCCCGAGCTCGGCATCACGAAGCACGAGTACGCCGAGTACGCGATCGCCGTCGCCGAGCCGTTCCTGCGCGCGAACGGTCATCGGCCCGTCTCGCTCGAACGCTTCCCCGACACGGTCGACGGGGAACGGTTCTTCTCGAAGAACCCGCCGAAGGGGGCGCCCGACTACGTCGACCAGGTCGTCTGCACATACAACAGCGGGCGACGGCATCCGCAGGTCGTGCTCAACGAAGCCGCCGCGGTCGTCTGGGCCGTGCAGATGAACACCGTCGTGTTCCACCCGTGGGCGTCGCTCGCCGCCGACACGGACGACCCTGTCGAGCTGCGGATCGACCTCGACCCGCAGCCGGGCACGGACTTCGGGGATGCCGCGGCTGTCGCCCCCGCGCTGCGCGAGGTTCTCGCCGAGGCCGGGCTGACGGCGTTCCTCAAGACCAGCGGCAACCGCGGGCTCCATGTGTTCTGCCCCATCGAGCCGGAGCACGAGTTCCTCGACGTCCGGCATGCGGTCATCGCCGCCGCCCGTGAGCTGGAGCGTCGGATGCCCGACCGTGTGACGACGAACTGGTGGAAGGAGGAACGGGGCGAGCGGGTCTTCGTCGACTTCAACCAGGCCAATCGCGATCGCACGATGGCCGGCGCCTACAGTGCGCGCGCTCTGCCGACGGCGACGGTCGCCACCCCGATCACCTGGGACGAGCTGGAGGCCGGCGTCGAGCCGACGGCCTTCACGGTGCGTACGGTGCCGCAGCGGCTCGCTGACATCGGCGACCCCTGGGCCGAGCTGCAGGCCGCGCCCGGCCGTATCGACACGCTGCTGGAATGGTGGCGGCGCGACCTCGACGCCGGGCTGGGCGAGCTGCCATTCCCGCCGGAGTTCCCCAAGATGCCCGGGGAACCGCCGCGCGTGCAGCCGAGCCGTGCTCGAGTTCCCGAGGCCGACTAG
- a CDS encoding SseB family protein: MAIFKRSARDTTSQPANDDEVGAATDGDVAAQPVDEAPAEAVPHVGISMSTFGAPAPSAAPAQPQRTVTRPPAEAPLRTETVTGMPDNTLVQAALASLPEKPGNVDVMNVMRQSMQGTMYVRVRGDARALTAEGKPITLAVSQIDGARFLLAFTGGASLRASVEADGDRDTSALGLPVANVFRNAIEGPYEGLIIDHAVAGSRIVLPVQLITKAFEEGDPAFTIKNLLAGPRGPETAAAVGEALAQAPLWVAAGPAGDGGQLGLAESRTASGERRLEVYSHPLEVLVLQRGDRPVPVTAPQLARALQSNPALSGVIVDPGGPWIHVDRADLGPVLARADEPDPEPAGAPAAPAASEPSEPSEPSES; the protein is encoded by the coding sequence ATGGCGATCTTCAAGCGCTCCGCGCGAGACACCACGAGCCAGCCCGCGAACGACGATGAGGTCGGCGCCGCGACCGACGGCGACGTCGCCGCGCAGCCCGTCGACGAGGCCCCGGCTGAGGCCGTGCCCCACGTGGGCATCTCGATGTCGACGTTCGGCGCGCCCGCACCATCCGCCGCTCCGGCTCAGCCCCAGCGGACCGTCACCCGCCCGCCCGCGGAGGCTCCTCTCCGCACCGAGACGGTGACGGGAATGCCCGACAACACCCTGGTGCAGGCGGCGCTCGCGTCGTTGCCGGAGAAGCCGGGCAACGTCGACGTCATGAACGTCATGCGTCAGAGCATGCAGGGCACGATGTACGTCCGCGTGCGCGGCGACGCTCGGGCGCTCACCGCCGAGGGCAAGCCGATCACACTCGCCGTCTCGCAGATCGACGGAGCACGGTTCCTCCTCGCCTTCACGGGCGGCGCGTCGCTGCGCGCGAGCGTCGAGGCCGACGGCGACCGCGACACTTCGGCGTTGGGGCTTCCCGTGGCGAACGTCTTCCGCAACGCGATCGAGGGCCCGTACGAGGGGCTCATCATCGATCACGCCGTGGCCGGCTCGCGCATCGTGCTGCCCGTCCAGCTCATCACCAAGGCGTTCGAAGAGGGTGACCCCGCCTTCACGATCAAGAACCTGCTCGCCGGACCGCGAGGCCCCGAGACCGCCGCCGCCGTCGGCGAAGCTCTCGCGCAGGCGCCGCTGTGGGTGGCCGCCGGGCCTGCGGGCGACGGCGGTCAGCTCGGCCTTGCCGAGTCGCGCACCGCCTCGGGTGAGCGGCGCCTCGAGGTGTACTCGCACCCGCTCGAGGTCCTCGTGCTGCAGCGCGGCGACCGTCCCGTGCCGGTCACCGCGCCGCAGCTCGCTCGCGCGCTCCAGTCCAACCCCGCGCTCAGCGGCGTCATCGTCGACCCGGGCGGCCCTTGGATCCACGTCGACCGGGCCGACCTCGGTCCCGTCCTCGCCCGCGCCGACGAGCCCGACCCCGAGCCTGCCGGCGCCCCGGCAGCACCCGCGGCCTCGGAGCCCTCGGAGCCGTCGGAGCCTTCGGAATCCTGA